A window of the Lactuca sativa cultivar Salinas chromosome 7, Lsat_Salinas_v11, whole genome shotgun sequence genome harbors these coding sequences:
- the LOC128127359 gene encoding uncharacterized protein LOC128127359: MSRDGVRNEGHVGTARTCTYKDFMNCRPKIFHGNERVVNLTRWIEKTKSVFQISFCPDDCKVRFTACTFADAALTWWNIHVNTMGIDTANSMKWEELKMMLVEEYCPREEIHKLEQELWTLTMKGSEIKAYTARFNYLAVMCPALVTPEYKKIERYIWGLASQIKGMVIASKPTTYDSTKRITHQLTLTEIQGTEVVSKAESPKARTNKRKFNKKNPKQSSKKRQEVATNYAATTTIPTQPKSAWCNHCNRHHPGDCFVCTKCKKKGHTASYCRSTTHATVNQQTNTRTGRGEERKCYECGEVGHIKKECPKLRSQGGIGRGRAFVIGSREAIQDPLVVSGTFLIFNLYASILFDSRADRSFITPTFRKLLSHKSSILKEIYEIEIANGQTEKTHEILENCLLTLNNYLFHVNLMPMPIDSFDVIIGMDWLSSHRAEILCHEKAIRLPLPNGEALIIYGDKSGKNLKVISCTKTHKYLYKKCSAFLAHIVDKRRKIKEIKDIPQLLIAVNCFTPHSRIVYIAPSGFLDE; this comes from the exons ATGTCAAGAGATGGAGTTAGAAATGAAGGCCATGTAGGGACCGCTAGAACATGTACCTACAAAGATTTTATGAATTGTAGGCCAAAAATctttcatggaaatgaaagggtaGTGAATTTGACAAGGTGGATAGAAAAGACAAAATCCGTCTTTCAAATAAGCTTTTGTCCAGATGATTGTAAAGTACGATTTACAGCATGTACTTTCGCTGACGCAGCACTTACATGGTGGAATATCCATGTGAATACAATGGGAATTGATACTGCAAATTCCATGAAATGGGAGGAGCTAAAAATGATGctagtagaggagtattgtcctaGGGAGGAAATACATAAACTGGAGCAAGAACTGTggaccctaaccatgaagggttcaGAGATAAAAGCTTATACCGCTAGATTTAATTATCTTGCTGTAATGTGTCCAGCACTTGTGACCCCTGAATATAAAAAGATTGAGCGATATATCTGGGGTTTAGCATCACAAATCAAAGGCATGGTGATCGCATCAAAGCCTACGACTTATGACAGCACCAAGAGGATAACTCATCAGCTAACCCTCACAGAGATCCAAGGAACAGAAGTGGTCTCAAAGGCTGAGTCTCCCAAAGCTAGAACAAACAAGCGCAAGTTTAATAAGAAGAATCCTAAACAATCATCTAAGAAAAGACAAGAAGTGGCAACCAACTACGCAGCCACAACAACAATACCTACTCAACCAAAGTCTGCATGGTGCAACCACTGCAACCGTCATCACCCAGGTGACTGTTTTGTTTGCACGAAATGCAAaaagaaggggcatactgctagtTACTGCAGGAGCACAACACATGCAACAGTCAATCAACAAACAAATACTAGAACAGGTCGTGGTGAAGAAAGAAAGTGTTATGAGTGTGGAGAGGTTGGACACATCAAGAAAGAATGTCCAAAGTTAAGGAGTCAAGGAGGCATAGGGCGTGGCAGGGCATTTGTGATCGGAAGCAGAGAGGCTATCCAGGACCCTTTGGTTGTATCCGGTACGTTTCTCATATTTAATTTATACGCTAGCATACTCTTCGACTCTAGAGCAGATCGAAGTTTTATAACTccgacatttagaaaattgttaagTCATAAGTCTAGCatattaaaagaaatctatgaaatagaaATCGCTAACGGTCAAACTGAGAAAACACATGAAATCCTAGAAAACTGTCTGTTAACTCTTAATAACTACCTTTTTCACGTCAACCTCATGCCAATGCCTATCGAtagttttgatgtcataattggcatggattggttatcttcACACCGCGCCGAAATTCTATGTCATGAGAAAGCCATACGACTACCCTTACCAAATGGAGAAGCCCTGATTATCTATGGTGATAAGTCTGGGAAAAACCTCAAAGTCATCTCTTGTACCAAGACACATAAATATCTATATAAGAAATGTAGCGCATTCTTAGCCCACATTGTAGATaagagaagaaagataaaagaaatCAAGGACATACCTCAA CTGTTAATTGCTGTCAATTGTTTTACTCCTCATTCACGTATTGTATATATAGCCCCTTCGGGTTTTCTTGATGAATAA